One genomic region from Clostridiales bacterium encodes:
- a CDS encoding IS200/IS605 family transposase, with amino-acid sequence MDDDLSLSHTRWNCKYHIVFIPKYRR; translated from the coding sequence ATGGATGACGATTTAAGTTTATCACACACGAGGTGGAACTGTAAGTATCACATCGTGTTCATTCCCAAATATCGTAGGA